Within Bacillus solimangrovi, the genomic segment GTTCAGTAACAGGAAAATTTGATTTCTTTTATATCTAACATCCATTAATATAGCCTCTTAGTTTTTTTTAGAAATATATAACAATTATACGTTATTTTTATATCTTTTTGAACTCATACAATTATTACTAAATATAACTAAGTTTTCATGTATGAATTCTTCCAAAAAATGTAGGACCGATATTTATATCGGCCCTACATTTTCACATTATTATTAGCAACAAACGATGATTGAATTTGGACAATCATCTGTAATAGTTGAAATCCAACCATCTCCAGGTTTAGCTCCAGCCCCAGTAGCTAAATCTAATTCTTGATCTGTTACATCTTCAATAACAGCATTAAATTTTAAGTTTTCCATTCTTCGTTTCCCCTCTCTTTAAATATTAAATACTATATAAGAACCTTAAAATACTTCAATTATTTAGCAGCAAACGATTATTGAATTTGGGCAATCATCTGTGATAGTTGAAATCCAACCATCTCCAGCTCCAGTAGCTAAATCTAGTTCTTGATCTGTTACATCTTCAATAACAGTATTATGTTTTAAGTTTTCCATTTTTCGTTTCCCCTCTCATTAAGTATTATGTAGTTATTATTCTAAGTATTAAGTACTGTATAAGCACCTTAAAATACTATAGTGAAATTTCGCTATAAATACATCTAATAATTAGCAACAAACGATTATTGAATTTGGGCAATCATCTGTGATAGTTGAGATCCAACCGTCTCCAGCTCCAGTAGCTAAATCTAGTTCTTGATCTGTTACATCTTCGATAACAGCATTATGTTTTAAGTTTTCCATTCCAATTAACCCCCTTTCCAAGTATTATAAAAGTAATTAATAACTACACTCATATAATAATAGTACCTGTACTTTATATCATGAGTAAAAAGCGCAATATTACATATAATTACAAAATATGAATTAATTTCTGTTTAATATTGAGCTACTTTTCGAAGATTCAGTCAAAAAAAGAGCCATATGTTCCCCTATTTTCACAACTTACTTGCTGGTTGAAAGTGATATTTTCAATCAGCAGATAAGTTAAAAAGGAAGACCAATAGCTCAATTTCTTTCAACAAAACAGCACATAAAATTTTATTGTTTATTAAAGATTACTTTATAACAAGAGAATTTTGTAATTTGATAATAGATAATATAAATAATGGTAAACAATCCGATCCCTATCAATTCAGGGAACCAGAAAGCACTACTATCTCCAATTAAGTTCGGCATGAGAGCCTTAAAACTTTCCAATGCAAATATACTATGAATACTTCCAATGACATAAGGAACAACGAGAG encodes:
- a CDS encoding type A2 lanthipeptide, with protein sequence MENLKFNAVIEDVTDQELDLATGAGAKPGDGWISTITDDCPNSIIVCC
- a CDS encoding type A2 lanthipeptide, whose protein sequence is MENLKHNTVIEDVTDQELDLATGAGDGWISTITDDCPNSIIVCC
- a CDS encoding type A2 lanthipeptide; amino-acid sequence: MENLKHNAVIEDVTDQELDLATGAGDGWISTITDDCPNSIIVCC